Proteins encoded within one genomic window of Suricata suricatta isolate VVHF042 chromosome 17, meerkat_22Aug2017_6uvM2_HiC, whole genome shotgun sequence:
- the LOC115282925 gene encoding CMRF35-like molecule 4, with protein MWLLLVLFLLIVQGHFSACQEEAERGIYGETLTASCVYSAGLEPYKKWFCRGNDLNSCKMLVETTGSEQLVKKGRVSIQDNHSQQKFTMTLENLQWDDADTYWCAIDQSGTDLGYKFSVIVHPVTTQCHYSPRWETYMKSWCQDAHSTDCTIFVKTTSSEVKKNLLFINQKKRTFSVLVWGK; from the exons aTGTGGTTGCTCCTGGTTCTGTTCCTCCTTATCGTCCAAG GCCACTTCTCCGCCTgccaggaggaagcagagagaggcatATACGGGGAGACACTGACCGCATCTTGTGTGTATAGCGCAGGATTGGAACCTTACAAGAAATGGTTTTGTCGTGGGAATGACTTGAATTCCTGCAAAATGCTTGTTGAAACCACCGGGTCAGAGCAACTGGTGAAGAAGGGCCGAGTGTCCATCCAGGACAATCACAGCCAACAAAAATTCACCATGACCTTGGAGAATCTCCAGTGGGACGATGCAGACACCTACTGGTGTGCGATTGATCAATCTGGCACTGACCTAGGGTACAAATTTTCAGTGATTGTCCACCCAG TGACTACACAGTGTCACTACAGCCCAAGGTGGGAGACGTACATGAAGTCCTGGTGTCAAGATGCTCATTCGACTGACTGCACCATCTTTGTTAAAACCACTTCCTCAGAGGTGAAGAAGAATCTTCTGTTCATCAATCAGAAAAAGCGCACATTCTCTGTGCTCGTATGGGGGAAGTAA